The Microcaecilia unicolor chromosome 6, aMicUni1.1, whole genome shotgun sequence genome includes a window with the following:
- the RGS2 gene encoding regulator of G-protein signaling 2, whose product MQSAMFFALQHNCGQNMERAADNCQTNEDKRGKMKKTIVKDWKTRLNYFLQNSSSASKESPKTISNKKGKKHAYYRPKPEDALQWSETFDNLLANKYGVAAFRAFLKSEFSEENIEFWLACEDFKKTKSPHKLIPKAKKIYDEFIEKEAPKEINIDFQTREMITQNLHAPAKCCFNAAQKRVYSLMENNSYPRFLQSEFYQELCRRPQGT is encoded by the exons ATGCAGAGTGCCATGTTCTTTGCTTTACAACACAACTGTGGTCAAAATATGGAGAGAGCAGCTGACAACTGCCAAACGAATGAAGACAAGAGAGGAAAGATGAAGAAAACGAT TGTCAAAGACTGGAAGACCAGGTTGAACTATTTCCTGCAGAATTCATCCTCTGCTTCCAAAGAATCTCCCAAGACAATCTCCAATAAGAAAGGGAAGAAACACGCTTACTATCG ACCAAAACCTGAAGATGCCCTGCAGTGGTCAGAAACATTTGACAACCTTCTGGCTAATAAAT ATGGCGTAGCAGCTTTCAGAGCCTTTCTGAAGTCAGAATTCAGCGAAGAGAACATTGAGTTCTGGTTGGCTTGTGAGGATTTTAAGAAAACCAAGTCACCTCATAAACTGATACCCAAGGCAAAGAAGATATATGATGAGTTTATTGAGAAGGAGGCTCCCAAAGAG ATAAACATAGACTTCCAAACAAGAGAAATGATTACCCAGAATCTCCATGCTCCAGCAAAATGCTGCTTCAATGCAGCTCAGAAGCGAGTCTACAGTCTGATGGAAAATAACTCCTACCCTCGCTTCTTGCAGTCTGAATTTTATCAGGAACTGTGCAGGAGACCACAAGGCACATGA